The sequence below is a genomic window from Nitrososphaerota archaeon.
CTCTCTTTCCCATTGCCGTCGCTTCAACGCCATGACCCGGTATAGCTTCAAAATCAGTTGCGTCTTGCAGCTTTAGGTTTCGCTCTTGCGCCCCTCTCACAATTGCCTCTCCAAGAGGATGCTCCGAGCCCTTTTCGGTAATCGCTGCGAGCTGAAGTACTTCGTTCTCCTTGAACCCTTTGAAGGTAACTACATCTGTAAGAGAGGGTTTGCCAACTGTCAATGTTCCTGTTTTATCGAAGACAACGGCTCTAAGCTTGTGAGCTTTTTCCAAATATTCTCCACTTTTGATCAATACACCGTTTTGCGCACCCTTCCCAGCACCAATCATTATAGCAGCTGGTGTGGCAATGCCCAGAGCACAGGGGCAGGCAATAATCAGAACAGATATGAGAACTGTGAATGCTAACCCGAATTGCATTGAGAGTACATAATACCATATCAGGAAGGATCCAACTGCTATAGCAATCGTTGCAGGAACAAAATACGACGAAATTATATCTGCCAACCTTTGAATCGGTGTCTTTGACACGATGGATTCTTCAACAAGTTTTACTATCTGCGATATAGCTGTGTCCTGCCCGACCTTCGTAGCCTTGAACTTCAGAACCCCTGTTTTGTTGATAGTTGCTCCTATGATTTCATCTCCAACCTTCTTCTCTACAGGTATGCTTTCCCCAGTTATCATCGATTGATCTACAGAGGAGTAGCCGTCAATAACAATACCATCCACAGGTATCTTCTCGCCGGGTTTTACAAGTACTATATCGTCTACCTGCACATTTTCTACTGGAATCTCCTCTTCCTTCGAATCTCTTACTACCCTTGCAAGAGTAGGCTGAAGGTCGAGAAGTTTCCTGACTGATTCCGATGCCCTACCTTTTACAACATGCTCCATAGTTCTACCGAGAAGAATGAACCCTATAATCAGGCCAGACTCCGTATAATAAACCTGAGGACCTGCTGTTATGACTACAGACAACAGATCAGGGAAGAATGTTATGATTGTGCTGTAGAGCCATGCCGCGCTAGTTCCTGTAGCAATAAGACTGTCCATATTAGCCTGTCTGGCTCTGATAGCATCCCGAGTACCTTTGTAGAATCTCCACCCCGCTATGAATTGAACGGGAGTAGCTAAGAGAAAAAGCAAAAAATGGTCGACGATGAATGAAACAGGATAAACATATTCAAAGAAGGCAGTCAAACTTCCTAATATCAGTGCAAAGGAGGCCCATATCTTTAAAGAACGAAACTCAACTTCAGGCTTCAGAAATTCCTCAAGGCAGTTCTCACTGCAGAAATAGTAAGTTGTACCCCTTCTCGTTGCCTTGAAGGGCGTCTTTGTTTCATCAACATACATCCCGCAGATTATGTCCTTAGCCATCCAAACTAGTTCTAAAACAGGTAGTTAATACGTTAATTCTAGCCAAACGTAAAGAATTCTATCTATACAAATCAAATATGCATTGATTAATTGGGCTTTTACATTCGTAAAGATCAACCGCTATAAAGTATTCAGATATCACTGAACCATGCCACATGGTGCACCAGAGCTTGTGGCTTATGGGATAATCGTAGTCTTCGGACTAGGATTGATTTTTCACTGGTTTCGCCGATCAGGTCGCCATCCTATTCCAACAGAACCAACTATGCAACAGTTAACTGGCAACTTTGTCATGTTCGATAAAGTCCAACGAGCATTCCATTGGGCAACTACAGCCTGTTTTATCCTGCTCATAGTTACTGGGCTCCCACTCTACGATCCTTCAGCATTT
It includes:
- a CDS encoding heavy metal translocating P-type ATPase: MAKDIICGMYVDETKTPFKATRRGTTYYFCSENCLEEFLKPEVEFRSLKIWASFALILGSLTAFFEYVYPVSFIVDHFLLFLLATPVQFIAGWRFYKGTRDAIRARQANMDSLIATGTSAAWLYSTIITFFPDLLSVVITAGPQVYYTESGLIIGFILLGRTMEHVVKGRASESVRKLLDLQPTLARVVRDSKEEEIPVENVQVDDIVLVKPGEKIPVDGIVIDGYSSVDQSMITGESIPVEKKVGDEIIGATINKTGVLKFKATKVGQDTAISQIVKLVEESIVSKTPIQRLADIISSYFVPATIAIAVGSFLIWYYVLSMQFGLAFTVLISVLIIACPCALGIATPAAIMIGAGKGAQNGVLIKSGEYLEKAHKLRAVVFDKTGTLTVGKPSLTDVVTFKGFKENEVLQLAAITEKGSEHPLGEAIVRGAQERNLKLQDATDFEAIPGHGVEATAMGKRVLLGNRKLMQSKNISIEVAEEEMQTLENEGKTAMLVAVDGKLGGIIAVADTLKESSMTAVKKLQNLGIEVYMLTGDNKRTANAIAKKLGINDVLAEVLPQDKAKVIKELKGQGKLVAMVGDGINDAPALAEADVGIAIGSGTDIAKETGGIVLIKNELKDVVTAIELSRKTVSKIKQNLFWAFFYNIALIPVAAGILYPIAGILLNPIFAAVAMASSSITVTVNSMLLNTYKPKV